In Leptolyngbya sp. NIES-2104, the genomic window TCATCGACGTAAACGCCGCGCTGTCGAAATGCTCCTCCCAACTCAGGTTCAAGACCCGATCGCCCTTCAGCTTCACGCAAGAACCCACCTAGTTCTGGCTCTAATCCAGAGCGCTCAGAAGTAGAGGAGAAATCTCCATCGGACGGTTGAAAGGAGTCAGACATCACGCGCTCCAGCGTTGTAGGACAAGACGAATTGAACCATCTTCATTCTTCTGCTGCTCGGAAACTTGGAAGCCTTTCTGAGTGCTTTCGTTCACGATCGTATGATACGCATAGCGTTGAGTGACTTTGCTCAAGAAGCGATCGACCGAGTTGTCGAGATTCCAGAATTGCAGGTCAGCGACCAGTTCGTATTCGTGACCGTTCCAGGCAAAACCGACATCGTAGCCATTGTTTTGTTCGATAACGACCTCGGCAGTTTGAGTCTGTCCGCGATAGCCCCGGACATCACGTGGACCCGATTTCCAGTCCATTCCGAGATCAGACAGTGCAGACTGCAAAGAGGTAAGATTACGGATTTGAGTTTTGATTTGGCTAAAATGTGACATGGCAAATGGTTACGATTCAAATTGTAAGGGGTGCAAACAAACTTACCAATCGCTATACGTCGCTTGGGTTTTTACAGTCTCAGACGGTTGAACAGGTTGGGCAAAGTATTCAGAAGTCTGCTCTTGGGTGATGACTCGACCCAGTTGAGCTTCGATCGCGGCAGTTACTTCCTCGCAGGATTTCCCCACAATTCCGGTTACTTTTTCTTGCACTCGACCGTCTGGATAAATGATGAACTCTAACGTTTCCATTCGCTTTGCCCAAGGTAAAAGTTATCGCGCAAAACAGCAATTTACTTAGAGGATAGATCCCAATTAAGACAATTGAAATTTACCTATTTTTAAGAACCTAGCTATTTCACCTTAAAACGTTACAGAACTTCGCAGCTAATAGAAGTAGTTTCTGATTAACTGTCAGTTTCGCTTAACTTCAGAATAGAGTCAAGATGAAAACCCATCGAAACGCTTTACATAAATATGTATTTATTTAAGGCTCATCTACTTCTATCGATAGGCTGATCGCCATTGAGGACAGACAGCTGTCTCAAGCTTGATATATGTCAGAGACATTTAAGTAATATCACGGACAAATTCGTATCTTTTATGAATGGCAAGAAGTAGCTTTTTTACATTGCTTAATATGAGGGGTTATACCCCATAGGAGTTTAAGAAGGAGTCAAGTAAAAATAGCTACAGTGAGTCAGCTCTTGTTCTACTTAGAACTTCTTAATCCATCATGGTGTCTTCTATCACGTCAGGAACTCTGTTACGGCAGCGGTATCTCATTAAGCAAGTCCTTGGTCAAGGCGGATTTGGGCGAACGTATCTTGCGATCGACCAAGAACGCTTTGATGAATTGTGCGTAATTAAGGAGTTCACTGTCCCGTATCAGGATGATGGATTAGTCGAAAAAGCCAAAACGCTATTTCAGCGGGAAGCCAGTACGCTCTACCAAATTCAACATCCCCAGATTCCTCGATTTTGGGCAGCATTCGAGAGTGACCAGCGGCTGTTTCTTGTTCAGGATTTTGTACAGGGGCAGACTTACCGGAACTTACTGCAAGCGCGGAGACAACAGGGACAGGCATTTTCGGAAGCTGAAATTTTGCACTTGCTGAATCACTTGCTGCCTGTACTGACTTATCTGCACGATCGGGATATTGTGCACCGCGACATCTCACCAGAGAACATCATTTTGAAAACGCCAGGAACCCGTGAAATGGTGATTCCGGCAGAAGCGACACCGACCACGAATCAAGGATTGCCGGTTCTAATTGACTTTGGAGCGGTGAAAGAAGCGGCAAGCCATTGGCCCATCATTTCAACGATTACACGGGTTGGGAAGGTTGGATATGCCCCACCCGAACAGTTACAAACCGGAAATGTTTCGCCTCACAGTGACTTGTATGCGTTGGGAGCAACTTGTTTAGTGCTGCTGACTGGACGAGAACCGCAATCGCTGTTAGATAGTCAAACTTTGGCTTGGCAGTGGCAACGTTACACACAGATCAGTGAAGGATTGGCAAACGTCTTTAGTCAAATGCTGGCACTGCATCCGAGCGATCGCTATCAGTCAGCACGAGAAGCTTGGGCGGACTTACAGCCCTTGATGGAAGGATCAGTGAAAAGCACCCTTCTGAATCCAATGGTGCAGCCTCCCGCATCGATTGATCGAGATATTGCACCTGCGGCACGAGACATCAGTCTCAAACGCACTGCTGCGACAATTAGAACCCAGCTTTTTATGACGAGCAATCCTGAGAATCGCGCTTCGGATACGCCTAAATCTGGTTTTTCCAGAAATCCTTCGAGGAAGGTGGCAATGATAAGTCGATGGGCTGTGCCTGCTGCGATCGCAACAAGTCTACTGGTTTCGACTGGGATTGGATTACATCTGTTTCAGATGACTGACCCGCTACCGAGTACACAGCAAATTAAGACAGATGCCCCATTTCGGAATGCTGAGGCGGTCAGCGATGGCAAGCCGAAACGAATTGAATTTGTACCTGGAGAAATCTCGGCAGTTGTGCAAGGAAACTTGGTCGAGCGGAATTTGCAGCCTTACATGATCGAGGCAGCTCAGGGACAAATCATGACTGTGACGATCGAGGGTGCTGGCGTGTCGATGAATTTGCTTCAGCAAAATGGGCAAGGGATTGATAATTCGTCGTATCAGGCTCGACGTTGGACGGGTCAGCTTCCGAAAAGCGAGAAATATACGATCGAAGTCACTGGAACGGGAGCCTACTCGTTAGATATAGCGATTACACCTGTTTCTCAGTTCATCGATTCTGACATTCAGCATGTTCGATTTGCTCGTGGTCAAAGCCAAACGACGGTAACTGGAGACATTGAGCCAAAACAGCCGCGCCGATATCTACTCAAGGCATCGGCGGGTCAAATCATGGCAGTTCGGGCGCTGAAAGGCGATGTATCTCTTGCTGTGACGGCTCCAAATGGTCAACGAATTAGCGGCAGTTCAGCAGAGACTCGGAACTGGAAGAATCGACTGCCGATGGATGGGGAATACACGATCGAAGTCTCCTCGAAACGGAAGCAGGATTTTGCTTTAGGATTCGAGATTTATTAGCGCTTGATTCACAGGTGATGAAGGGCGATCGTGTTGTGCGATCGCCTTTTTTTTATTGCGCTTCTAGGAAAGTTTGAACGACACCTTTAGGAGTCAGCCGTAAGCGAATCACAGGTGAACCGCTTCCTTTGATGGGAGAGACAAATTCCTGTCCGCTGACTGGAAAAGAAGCATCAAGCAAGCGACCCGCAGCTTCGCCAAGTGGCTCAATTCTATCGATCGTGCCATCGGGCTTGAGGGTAAGCCGATATTCGATGTCTTCGGTCATGCCTTGTGGCGGTTTCCAGTTTTTCTGGAAGAATGTTCTGACCTCTGCGACTTGAGGAATCGTTGTGCCTGCGGGGACAGGACGAGGCGCGTTTGCTTGCAGACTTGCGGCTGCGGGAGAAACGCTTCGGGCGATTTCAGTCGAATTTGAGGTAGGAGGAGCCGGAGCAGCATTGGGATTTGCTGAAATGGTTGGTTTGGAAGGCGTTTTTGTTTGATCTGGAATTGCAGCGACCGGAGCATCTTGCACTGGAATATTAATCTGAGGTGGGGGAGCACTAACCGGAGGCTCTTGTGAAACTCTGAGGCGGGGCGCTTGGTCGAGTTGAGGGGGAGTGGTCGTTGTTGCGCTGGGCGCGGGCACGGTGGTCGTTGGGGGAAGCGTTGTCAGCGGTGGGGGAGCGGTGGGTAGAGTCGCGATCGTATTGGGTGCAGGTGTGGTAGGTAGGGGCTGCACTGGGAGACGCTGATCGCTACTGCTAGCAGGTGGGTTCGCTGCGGTCTGAGTCGGTGCAGTTGGCTCAAAAACTTTTAGGGTGAGCGGCACACCAACACCGATCGCAGCGATTAAGCCTGCGGCGATCGTGCCCCAAGCAGGAGTGATCGTTTGCCAGCGAGGTTTCTCTAAATTTGGCAGTGTGGTGACATCAGCGGAACATTCATCAAGTGCGGTCGCGAGATCTGCGAGTTGAACTGCGCTCAGAGCTAGAACAGAGCCAGAAGATTCGTTGGCGAGTGTTCCAAGATGAAGTTCGTGCGAGATCAGTCCCTTGGGTTTCAGATAGATTCCAGCGGAATTCTGTTCGGACTGAGTGAGAAAGTCGGTGACGGGTTCGGCAACTCCGATCGAGGATTGAGTGCTGAAGCGGCTGGATTGACTGAGAAAGTTTTGGACGTAGTGGCTGACCGCATCGGTGAGACTTTGGAGTTGATTGCGATCGCCCCTGACGGTGATCCATTGGTCCTCGCTGACTCGTGGATCGTCGAAGCTGAGTTTGAAGCGGAGATGTTTGAGGACAGATTGCCCCATCCAGCGGGAAAGCGGTGAATCTTTCGCGGCAATCTCTAGGGTGCAGGTCGGTGGGGTGTAACGTCGGATAACAGAGGTAGGTGAGGACATGGGTTCAAAGGTTGAGCGCGTCAGTTCGGAGGATTGGGCAGGGAACGATCAAGCAAAGTCAGCCAAAGCCGTCGAACGCCTTGGGGGCTGCCGTAAAAGAGCAGATCGATTAAAAGTTTAAGCGCGAGATGGGTAAGATCATCGGTGGAAGCCATCTCTCCATGTTCCATGCGCTCTTGATAGGTGTTGTGGAAGGTGTCCAGGTAGTTGCCTAAGAGAGCGGCTTGGTGGGGTTCGCGATTTTGTTCGGTCAGTTGTTCGAGGAGGGCAACGGCACGACGAATCAGTTCATTCTGTTGTTTTGCCAGGTGACAGATGATCAGGGTAAGGGCGCGGGCTTCATCGACATCGAGTTTTTTGCGTCCGCCTTGTCCTTTACGCAAGGGACTCGATTGGCGCAGCCGCCAGAGAGAGACACGATCGCTAATCATCGATTCCAGATTGAGTTCAGAGGCAGCTTGGAGCATGGCTTCTGAGGAGAGATTGGCGATCGCTTCGAGTGCCAGCAAAATGAGATCCAGTTGGGCTTTGATGTTGTCCAATTGGTCGGGGTTGGGCTGGCGGGAAAGATGCGGGTCTTCCCAGTTGGAGGGAGAGGCGGTTGGCTGCACGATCGAGGTCATAGATTCAGCGTATATAGACACCCGGACGATGGGTGGATGGTTACAGGTCTTGAAACAGCGACTCGCTAATTTTCAATTTGTTTCCTCGCCTAAATTCAACCACAAATCAGGCTAGGGACAGGAACGAATCAAAAACTTCTGCCGTTAGTTAGAGATTGATTAGGGTTTGGGTGAGGAAATAGGCGATCGCAGCACTTGAAATTGGGACGGTTAGGTTATCAATGCCGAATTTGGAAAAGGCTTCGAGAGTTGCGGCACTTAATCCGATGACGATCGAGATCAGCCAAATTTCCCAGAGATTACCGATCGTGAATAAAAGGATTAAAGCGCAAACGGTAAAACTGATGAGCGCCATTGCGCCTGAGCCTTCCCAACTTTTTTTCATGTCCCAAAGTCGGTAAGTGTGTTTTCCGAAGCGTTGACCGATGAGTGCGGCGAATCCATCACCCCAAGTCATCACAAGAATCCCGATCGCTGCATATTGCGGTTGAGCGATCGACCAAAACCACGCCACCAAAACGCCGATACTCACCGCATAGAAGAACGTTCCGAAGCTTTTCCGCCCGATGCTGTTGATGTTTGGAAGAATCGGAATGTAGTAGGAAATGAGGGCAACTGCACTAAATAAAATCGAGGCACTCACGCCCAGCCACATCGGAGTATTGAGCCACCAGGCAAGCAAAATCACGTTTCCTGTGCCGATGTGAACGACTTTGCGAACCAGTTCGTTATTGCCTGTAGCACGATTGACAATTTCAGCACATAAGCCAACGATCGACAGCCAGAAAAGGACGATCGCAATTTGTCCGAATAGAGAATGAATCCAGCTAGAAATCACAAGTTTCCATCTAACCCGATGTCTTAACTCTATCGGGTTTTGAGGTCAGAGAGAATCGTCCAAGCGCCAAAGCGATCGCCGTAATACGCCAGAATTTTTTCAACCTGCGATCGAGCCTGAGAATCGTTGGGGTTAGAAAATTCGATCTCTAAACTTTCGATTTGTGAAAGCGTGTACTCAAACTGTTGAGAAGTCTGTGGAGTCAAGCGAGTTTGAACCCCATCGACTTGAGTTAAATGAACTGCAACTTCTCGATAAACTGCCAGCGGTAGGGTTGGATTCTGAACTGAATAACTCACGTCGATGCCCCATTTCCATTCGGATTGTACGGCGGTAACGTGCAGCAATTCACTTCATCAAGGCAAACTTTACCCCACTGCAACGCCCAACGAACGAGCGCGACTCGATTTTCAGTCTCGGTCTTCGTCAGAATATTGCTGATGTGATTGTCTACTGTACGCTTACTGATTTCGAGCTTTTCCGCAATGTCTTGATTGGTTAAGCCAGCGGCGACTAATTCAATAACCTGCAACTCGCGTTCTGAAAGAGGCGCTTGTGCTTGAGATTCACCGTCTGACATAAGGATATCCCTACGCTGTGTATATGTACTTATCGCTAATTCTATTCTAGGTGGAAATGCTCAATTCGCAAATCGAATCTCTAATAGAAACGATTGAAGCTGAAGGGATTTGGACGAATCCACATTGATTTGAGGAAAATCGTTAGACTAAGAGAAGCTTATATCTAGAAGGGTTTGAGGCGGATCATGCAGCATCCGAAATCAGGTTCCGTATCTTCAGAACGCCGCACGTTGAATTATCAGGAGCCGTACCCCTGTCCGATTTGTCGGCATGGACAGGTAGAAGGATTGACGCTAATGGATGCGTTTGCGTGTAATTTTTGCCGCCATATCTTCACTGCAAACTTAAAAGAACAAACGGTGCACGTCGAGGATAGTTCGCAACCGATGACGTGGCGATGGAACGGGCGCAAGTGGCAGGCGGCGAATCAGACGGATTTGGATTTGTCGATTGTCATTTGGATCGTTGGAATTGCGCTGGTGCTCTTGCCGCCGAGCTTGATTTGGCTTCCGGCTCAGATTTTTGTACCACTTGAGGGGAGTTCAGGAAATTGGTTTCCGATGTTTTGGATTGGGTTAACGTTTTTCTGTCACTTTGCGTTTGTGGGTTGGCTGATGGCAGAACATTATCAATTGCCGTTTTATGTGGCGGGAAAAATTAGGATTCGACGCTGGTTAGAGCGGTTTAGCAACTAGCGGAAAACGCGGCTGAGGTCGAGAACGAATCCGGGCAAAACTGTTTCACCAGAGAGCGTGGCGGGATTTTGTAGGGTTTCGACGGGCTGACCTTGGCGGTAGATTTTGACTTGCTTTGTGATTGGATCGAGCAGCCCGCCCAAACGTACGCCATTCTCCATGTACTCTTGCATTTTGGCTTCTAGATCTTCGAGGTCGTCGGTTCGAGATCGTAGTTCAATCACGAAATCAGGCGCGATCGGTGGAAATCGTTCTTGTTGTTCTAGGGTTAAAGCGTTCCAGCGATCGTTGGTGATCCAAGCAACATCAGGAGAGCGTTTTGCGCCGTTCGGTAGCTGAAATATGGTTGAAGAGTCAAATCCTTCACCAAGTTGAGTCTGCTCAACCCAAATTCCAAATAGGGTGGTCAAACTAAAATTTCGTTTTCCAGAACCTCCGCCTGTTGGGGGCATAACAATTAACGCTCCTTCTGCCGTGGATTCGATTCTAAGGTCTGGATTTTGTTGGCAGAACTTGTAAAATTCGTCATCGGTTAGCTCGATCGTAGGACGGAGATTGATCACTAAGGCAGTCATGGGTTGCCTCGCTGAATTGATATCTGTAGCGTAGCAAGAAGGGTCGCGAAAGCATTGGGAGATTGTAGAAAACGATACTTTTAACGATCGCTTCCCGCTCGCAGAATTTGCTCGGCTGTCAGTTGTAGGTCTGGAAACGTGGGAGACAAAACATAATCGCTTCCTCGAAATTCGCTCGATCGATAAACACCATTCTCAAGTCTCAGCACCGTAACAACTTCTCGACTCGGATCGACCTGCCAGAATTCCGCAATGCCTCGCGCTGCATACTCGCGGGGTTTCTCGACATAATCGCGATCGTAATTTGCGCTTCCGACGTTGCCCGGTGAAACCACTTCGACGACGAGATCCGGAGGAGGCATCTCTGCACTGATCAAATCGCTTTTTGCTCCTTCTAGTGCATCGGCGCATTCAGGAGACAGCACCATAAAATCAGGTTGGCGTGCGGTGACTTCCTGGCTGCTCACAGCGATCTGTGTTCCAATCACCAGTAGTTCTGTCGGTAGCCCGAATCGAAGAAAAGCACCAAATAGGAATGATGCAATCTTGCGATTTTGTCTACTTTCTTGAGGCAAAGCGATCAACTCCCCATTCACCAACTCGTAACGGGTATCTGTCCCGTCGTCATAGTCAAGATATTCTTCGATCGTTCTAAAGCGTGGTTTGGCTTGTGTCATGGCGTTAATTCGTTAGAACAGACTCCGTAAGCTCGATCGCGCTTAGTCCAAAAATGTTGGCTTGCTTATCTTCCCGCTCTCAAAATTTGCTCGGCTGTCAGTTGTAGGTCTGGAAACGTGGGAGACATAACGCGATCGCTTCCTCGAAATTCGCTCGATCGATAAATCCCGTCTTCAAGATTCAACACCATCACGACGACTCTAGGTCGATCGATCCTCCAGAACTCAGGAATTCCTCGTGCTGCATACTCGCGTGGCTTCTCAACGTAATCGCGCTGATAATTATCGCTACTCGCTTTACCAGGCGAAACGATTTCGATCACCAGCGAGGGGGTTGGCATTCCTGCTCTAATCACATCGCTGTCAGCCTCTTCTGGAAGTGCGTCTAATGCGTTTGCACACTCCTGAGATAGGACAACCAAATCAGGCTGCCGCGCAGTCACTTTACGGCTTGTGACTTCAATTTGTGCCCCAATGGTGAGCAGGTCTGATGCAATGCCCAGTTTAAGGAACGCCTCGAATAGAAATGAAGCGATTTTATGGTTTCGTCTACTTTCAGGGGGCAATTCCACTAACTCTCCATCAACTAACTCGTAACGGGTATCTGTTCCGTCGTCATAATCGAGATATTCTTCGATCGTTCTAAAGCGTGGTTTGGCTTGTGTCATGGCATTAGTCGGTGAGAACAGACTCGGCAAGCTCGATCGGTAAACCTACAAGAGATTTCACCCGCAATTCTTGGTAAAACTCATCTTGCGATAATTCCACTTTGGATTGGGCAGAAAGTAGCAATAGCGCCCAGAATACG contains:
- a CDS encoding DUF3038 domain-containing protein, which produces MTSIVQPTASPSNWEDPHLSRQPNPDQLDNIKAQLDLILLALEAIANLSSEAMLQAASELNLESMISDRVSLWRLRQSSPLRKGQGGRKKLDVDEARALTLIICHLAKQQNELIRRAVALLEQLTEQNREPHQAALLGNYLDTFHNTYQERMEHGEMASTDDLTHLALKLLIDLLFYGSPQGVRRLWLTLLDRSLPNPPN
- a CDS encoding DUF2997 domain-containing protein; translated protein: METLEFIIYPDGRVQEKVTGIVGKSCEEVTAAIEAQLGRVITQEQTSEYFAQPVQPSETVKTQATYSDW
- a CDS encoding Uma2 family endonuclease, with protein sequence MTQAKPRFRTIEEYLDYDDGTDTRYELVDGELVELPPESRRNHKIASFLFEAFLKLGIASDLLTIGAQIEVTSRKVTARQPDLVVLSQECANALDALPEEADSDVIRAGMPTPSLVIEIVSPGKASSDNYQRDYVEKPREYAARGIPEFWRIDRPRVVVMVLNLEDGIYRSSEFRGSDRVMSPTFPDLQLTAEQILRAGR
- a CDS encoding DUF4335 domain-containing protein, which gives rise to MSSPTSVIRRYTPPTCTLEIAAKDSPLSRWMGQSVLKHLRFKLSFDDPRVSEDQWITVRGDRNQLQSLTDAVSHYVQNFLSQSSRFSTQSSIGVAEPVTDFLTQSEQNSAGIYLKPKGLISHELHLGTLANESSGSVLALSAVQLADLATALDECSADVTTLPNLEKPRWQTITPAWGTIAAGLIAAIGVGVPLTLKVFEPTAPTQTAANPPASSSDQRLPVQPLPTTPAPNTIATLPTAPPPLTTLPPTTTVPAPSATTTTPPQLDQAPRLRVSQEPPVSAPPPQINIPVQDAPVAAIPDQTKTPSKPTISANPNAAPAPPTSNSTEIARSVSPAAASLQANAPRPVPAGTTIPQVAEVRTFFQKNWKPPQGMTEDIEYRLTLKPDGTIDRIEPLGEAAGRLLDASFPVSGQEFVSPIKGSGSPVIRLRLTPKGVVQTFLEAQ
- a CDS encoding Uma2 family endonuclease, coding for MTALVINLRPTIELTDDEFYKFCQQNPDLRIESTAEGALIVMPPTGGGSGKRNFSLTTLFGIWVEQTQLGEGFDSSTIFQLPNGAKRSPDVAWITNDRWNALTLEQQERFPPIAPDFVIELRSRTDDLEDLEAKMQEYMENGVRLGGLLDPITKQVKIYRQGQPVETLQNPATLSGETVLPGFVLDLSRVFR
- a CDS encoding response regulator transcription factor encodes the protein MSDGESQAQAPLSERELQVIELVAAGLTNQDIAEKLEISKRTVDNHISNILTKTETENRVALVRWALQWGKVCLDEVNCCTLPPYNPNGNGAST
- a CDS encoding DUF1257 domain-containing protein, which produces MSHFSQIKTQIRNLTSLQSALSDLGMDWKSGPRDVRGYRGQTQTAEVVIEQNNGYDVGFAWNGHEYELVADLQFWNLDNSVDRFLSKVTQRYAYHTIVNESTQKGFQVSEQQKNEDGSIRLVLQRWSA
- a CDS encoding diacylglycerol/polyprenol kinase family protein, with the translated sequence MISSWIHSLFGQIAIVLFWLSIVGLCAEIVNRATGNNELVRKVVHIGTGNVILLAWWLNTPMWLGVSASILFSAVALISYYIPILPNINSIGRKSFGTFFYAVSIGVLVAWFWSIAQPQYAAIGILVMTWGDGFAALIGQRFGKHTYRLWDMKKSWEGSGAMALISFTVCALILLFTIGNLWEIWLISIVIGLSAATLEAFSKFGIDNLTVPISSAAIAYFLTQTLINL
- a CDS encoding serine/threonine-protein kinase, with the translated sequence MVSSITSGTLLRQRYLIKQVLGQGGFGRTYLAIDQERFDELCVIKEFTVPYQDDGLVEKAKTLFQREASTLYQIQHPQIPRFWAAFESDQRLFLVQDFVQGQTYRNLLQARRQQGQAFSEAEILHLLNHLLPVLTYLHDRDIVHRDISPENIILKTPGTREMVIPAEATPTTNQGLPVLIDFGAVKEAASHWPIISTITRVGKVGYAPPEQLQTGNVSPHSDLYALGATCLVLLTGREPQSLLDSQTLAWQWQRYTQISEGLANVFSQMLALHPSDRYQSAREAWADLQPLMEGSVKSTLLNPMVQPPASIDRDIAPAARDISLKRTAATIRTQLFMTSNPENRASDTPKSGFSRNPSRKVAMISRWAVPAAIATSLLVSTGIGLHLFQMTDPLPSTQQIKTDAPFRNAEAVSDGKPKRIEFVPGEISAVVQGNLVERNLQPYMIEAAQGQIMTVTIEGAGVSMNLLQQNGQGIDNSSYQARRWTGQLPKSEKYTIEVTGTGAYSLDIAITPVSQFIDSDIQHVRFARGQSQTTVTGDIEPKQPRRYLLKASAGQIMAVRALKGDVSLAVTAPNGQRISGSSAETRNWKNRLPMDGEYTIEVSSKRKQDFALGFEIY
- a CDS encoding Uma2 family endonuclease, whose amino-acid sequence is MTQAKPRFRTIEEYLDYDDGTDTRYELVNGELIALPQESRQNRKIASFLFGAFLRFGLPTELLVIGTQIAVSSQEVTARQPDFMVLSPECADALEGAKSDLISAEMPPPDLVVEVVSPGNVGSANYDRDYVEKPREYAARGIAEFWQVDPSREVVTVLRLENGVYRSSEFRGSDYVLSPTFPDLQLTAEQILRAGSDR